A genomic segment from Sciurus carolinensis chromosome 1, mSciCar1.2, whole genome shotgun sequence encodes:
- the Rwdd3 gene encoding RWD domain-containing protein 3 isoform X1: MADAVREELLALAAIFCGPHEWEVLSRSETDGTIFRIHTKAEGLLDADIPLELVFHLPVSYPLCLPGISVNSEHLTRAQCVTVQEKLLEQAENLLSEPMVHELVLWIQKNLRHILNQPETGNGSEKCTFSVSTTVDDGLWITLLHLDHMRARTKYVKTVEKWASDLSLTGRLMFLGKIILILLQGERNNIKEYLTLQKTSKVDVDSSGKKCKEKMISVLFETKVETEHKRFLAFEVKEYSALDELQKEFETAGLKKIFSEFVLGLVK; this comes from the exons ATGGCGGATGCGGTGCGGGAGGAGCTCCTGGCCTTGGCCGCGATTTTCTGCGGGCCCCACGAGTGGGAGGTGCTGAGCCGCTCAG AGACAGATGGAACCATTTTCAGAATTCACACAAAAGCTGAAGGACTTTTGGATGCAGATATACCCTTAGAGTTGGTGTTCCATTTACCAGTCAGTTACCCCTTGTGTCTGCCTGGTATCTCAGTTAACTCAGAACATCTGACCAGAGCTCAGTGTGTGACTGTACAAGAGAAGCTACTTGAGCAAGCAGAGAACCTTTTGTCGGAACCGATGGTTCATGAACTGGTTCTTTGGATTCAGAAGAATCTCAGGCATATCCTCAATCAACCAGAAACTGGAAATGGCAGTGAAAAGTGTACTTTTTCTGTGAGCACGACTGTGGATGATGGATTGTGGATAACTCTTTTACATTTAGATCACATGAGAGCAAGGACTAAATACGTCAAAACCGTGGAGAAGTGGGCTTCAGACTTAAGTCTGACAGGAAGACTGATGTTCTTGggtaaaataatactgattttactacaaggagaaagaaacaaCATCAAG GAGTACCTGACTCTTCAGAAAACGTCCAAAGTAGATGTGGACTCAAgtggaaagaaatgcaaagagaaaatgaTTAGTGTACTGTTTGAAACAAAAGTAGAGACGGAACACAAAAG GTTTCTGGCATTTGAAGTCAAAGAGTATTCAGCACTGGATGAGTTACAAAAGGAATTTGAAACTGCAGGACTTAAGAAGATTTTCTCCGAATTTGTACTTGGGCtggtaaaatga
- the Rwdd3 gene encoding RWD domain-containing protein 3 isoform X2, producing the protein MADAVREELLALAAIFCGPHEWEVLSRSETDGTIFRIHTKAEGLLDADIPLELVFHLPVSYPLCLPGISVNSEHLTRAQCVTVQEKLLEQAENLLSEPMVHELVLWIQKNLRHILNQPETGNGSEKCTFSVSTTVDDGLWITLLHLDHMRARTKYVKTVEKWASDLSLTGRLMFLGVPDSSENVQSRCGLKWKEMQREND; encoded by the exons ATGGCGGATGCGGTGCGGGAGGAGCTCCTGGCCTTGGCCGCGATTTTCTGCGGGCCCCACGAGTGGGAGGTGCTGAGCCGCTCAG AGACAGATGGAACCATTTTCAGAATTCACACAAAAGCTGAAGGACTTTTGGATGCAGATATACCCTTAGAGTTGGTGTTCCATTTACCAGTCAGTTACCCCTTGTGTCTGCCTGGTATCTCAGTTAACTCAGAACATCTGACCAGAGCTCAGTGTGTGACTGTACAAGAGAAGCTACTTGAGCAAGCAGAGAACCTTTTGTCGGAACCGATGGTTCATGAACTGGTTCTTTGGATTCAGAAGAATCTCAGGCATATCCTCAATCAACCAGAAACTGGAAATGGCAGTGAAAAGTGTACTTTTTCTGTGAGCACGACTGTGGATGATGGATTGTGGATAACTCTTTTACATTTAGATCACATGAGAGCAAGGACTAAATACGTCAAAACCGTGGAGAAGTGGGCTTCAGACTTAAGTCTGACAGGAAGACTGATGTTCTTGg GAGTACCTGACTCTTCAGAAAACGTCCAAAGTAGATGTGGACTCAAgtggaaagaaatgcaaagagaaaatgaTTAG